CCTCTTTTGCCCCGCGGCGGGAAGATTGGTAATCAATCAGATTTACCCGGCGGAAAGACAGCATAGCTTGGTCCGCCTTTTCAAGCCGCGTGCGGTCTTCGGGGGCGAGTTCGCCCGATATGGTGTGAACACCTCGCAACTCCGCGCGTCGACCGGGCAACCATTCGAGAAAGTTTCGCGCAGCGGGTACGAGAACAACTTCCCGAGGAAGTAGTTTTTTGTCCCTCAGCGTCTCATTGACCGCCAGTCTGGCAAAAGGGGGCCGGGAACCGGGCACCAGCAACGTGTTGACCCGAGTGATCCAATCTGAGACCTTCCAGAACCTCTCGCAGGTGGACTGGTCGAAGCCCTGCTGCGTCCTCACCCGGTAGGTCATCCAGGAGCTGGAAAACACCCAGACGTCTGGGCCGTCCTGACGAATCTCGAAACTGGGTTGCGCGGCAAATCTGAAGCCTGGGTCCGGATGCTCCCCCGCACGTGCTCGCAGCCGATCAAGAAACAGAAGAATCGTTTCAAAACTCACCTGGGCTTGTTCCCTTCGCTGGAAATCAAGAAAGGTGATGCGTTTTCTGGCAAAATCGATGATCGTGCCTTCGGAGGGGGCATCCAGGAAGTCGTAGGCCCGGTCCGTCAGAATAATCGTCAGGCTCTGACTGATAAGCTCATCATGTCCGCGGTAAACTCGATTTTCGACGCGCAATACTTCCTGCGATGAAGGATTCTCGGCCAAAGATGGCAAACTCACGCCGCCCAACAGGGTGACGATGGCCACAGTGCCGATCCCCCACCCTAATGCTCGGAGAAATTCCAGCACGGATTGCAAACCGCCAGATTCTCTCATCATCCCGGACGTCGAATTTTGTGCCTTTCCTTTCGATGACGCTCTGTCAAAACGCAAAGGATAGCGAAAAAGAGAGTTCCCACCAAGATCATTGCGGCCTGACACATCTCCACTTTTGCTCTGGCGGTGGGAAAGCGGATGTCCACGCCGGTTCGCCTCAGCCCGGAGGGGCCTGCTTGTCAGGTCCGCTTTCGCACGTTCGATTATCCATTTCATCTCACCAAGCACGAGAATCGCTCGCCGGTAGGGGCAAATCATGAATTGCCCCTACCACGATGGGGATGCCACGCGCGTAGGGACATCGGGCACGACGAGCGTGTCCCTCCGCAACATCTCTCCGAGGGACCTGCTTGTCAGGTCCACATTCCAACGTTCGGATAATCCACTCCACCGGCCGGGCTCCAAGTCCTCGGTTCCGTTGTTAATCAACCAGTAGGGGCAGCTCATGAATTGCCCCTACAACAGGTTGTGCTCATGGCCCCTCATACGTTTTTGCAACAGTGGGGATGACTCAGCATTGCGGCCGGTGGATTAGCCCGAGACGAACCCTCATTCGCTATCGCGAGTGCACAGCCCCAACCCGTACAGCCTGCTTCCAAAAACTTCGCGCAAAATGATTGCAATGGAGGCAAATGATTGCTAAAATTCCGGTCGCGTAACTGGACGAGATCCCAGACGAAAGCTTGTAGCATGAGTTGGTGCGATCTCCGGTGGATCGGGACGATCGGGGAAAATTGGCCAGAGGTGCTTCGGTGGAGGGACGAAGCGTTAATCTTTCGGCGTAAACGTTAGTGGCTGTTGTTGGGTCTGTTTTCACAACCTTTTCGAAGGAGGTCGCTCATGAAACGGCTTAGACTCTCGCAGCGGACAGGCAGCGGTTTTACGCTCGTCGAACTTCTTGTCGTGATTGCCATCATCGGGATTCTCATCGCTTTGCTTCTGCCGGCAGTCCAAGCTGCCCGCGAAGCCGCCCGGCGATCACAGTGCACCAACAACATGAAGCAGGTGGGCCTGGGGTTGCAGAACTATCACGACACCTACAAGAGTTTTCCGCCCGGCGTGGTCTGGGGACAGGGATGCATGGGTGCACCGGCAGGAGATACTTCTGCCCAGGACTATTGCCAGAACAATCAGGTTCCTCTCGCCTATCACCACACATGGAATGCCATGATCCTGCCTTTCATTGAGCAGAAGACGGTGTACGACACGATCAATTGGAAGGCTCCCGCCTGGATTGGCCCCGACCTTCAGGGAAGAAGTCCGCAGGGGGTGGTGAGTACGGCTATCCCGACGCTCCGCTGTCCCTCGGATGGCAATTTCCTGAAGCCCAACCAGTCTAACAATATCGCCATCACCAATTACCCGGGCAGCGAGGGGTACCACTGGCACCCCAATCCTTGCTGCGTGGGCAATTGGGATCCCTGGAACGCTGTGCCGGACCCCATCACCCAGACCTGCACCATTCACGGTGTTTTCACGCAGACGCGGACGACCAACATCTCTCAAATCACGGATGGCACCAGCAACACGATCATCTGCTGTGAAAAAGACTCGGTGGGCCACTATGGTGGGCCCATTCGCACTAGTGGATCAGGCAAGCGCCGGGCCATCAGCGACGCCATCGCCTGCAGCGCTTTTCTGGGGACGGCCGTCGGTGGTTGGGGTGCTAACGAAACCGGCCAGCACGTGCAGAATGTCGATGGGGGTTCGAAGTCGGCGTGGTCCTGGTTCCGGTGGAATCCCGGCACCTACATGCCGACGTATATCGCCGCCTGGGGCCCGAACGCCGAATGGCCGAGCCCTTCAAGCTATCACCCTGGTGGCGTGAATGCCCTCATGGTGGACGGCAGTGTTCAGTTCATTCGCGACAACATCGCCTGGGGGACGTGGTTCCGACTCAATTCGATTGCCGATGGCCTTGTGCTGCAGTCGGCATTTTAAAGCGATGTCGAATCTCGTCCCAGTTGGGTGTGAGTGTGTAGTTTCCGCAACAGTGGGACTTCTGAGGAAGGAGCTGTCTATGCTGAGAGTGTTTGCGCTGGTTGTCATGGCAGGGTTGGCATTGACCACCCTCGGAGGGTGCGGAGGCAAGAAGCCCGAAGCCAACCCGCAGTTCAATCCCGAGACGGCCAAGCAGCCCGAGAAAATTGCCAACCCGATGGAAGGCATCCAACCCGGCGGACCTCCCGGTGGGCCGCCGGCGGGGATGCCGGGAGGGCCTCCCGGGCCAGTCCGAACGGCTCCGTGATCTGCAAGTATTGACAGAGATTCAGCGCCAGAGCGTGTCCGATTGTCGCTGAGAGGCGCGGCATCCGTTTCGAGGTGTCGCGCCTTTATTTATGCTCTGGACGCGCTGCCACTGAGGATTCTCGCGGTGCCGGAGAAACCCGGCAAGTGGTCGCATCTTCCTTCCGCCCAGAATACAATAAATGGCAATCGTTCGTGGAACGAAGCAAGTTGGTCAAGCGGCATTTGTGGAGGACGAACATGAAAACGCAACTGACACGACGTGCGATGATGGGGACACTGGCGGGAACCGCTGTGGCGACGACCATGGGACGCTACGCACGGGCTGAGGCAGAACCTTCGGCCCCGCTGAAAGGGAACATCAATCACTCGGTATGCCGCTGGTGTTACGGGCGGGTCTCGCTGGAAGAACTGTGCGCATTCTGCAAGAAAATTGGAATCAAGTCGGTGGAGTTGCTTGGTCCGAACGATTTTGAAACCATCAAAAAGTACGGACTGACGTGCGCGATGGTCTCGTCTGGGGCGAGTATCCCCAAGGGGTTTAACAAGCTGGAAAACCACGATGAGTTGGTCGAGCGGTACGAAAAGATGATCCCCATCGTGGCAGAGGCGGGTTTTACGAACCTCATTTGCTTCTCCGGAAATCGCGAGCCGGGTCTGGATGACGAACAGGGGCTCAAAAACTGCGTCGTGGGGATCAAACGAATTCTGGGCCTTGCCGAAAAGCACAAAGTTGTTCTGGTGATGGAACTGCTCAACAGCAAGGTCAATCACAAGGATTACATGTGCGATCACACGGCGTGGGGCGTGGAGCTGTGCAAGCGGATCGGCTCCGAAAATTTCAAACTGCTCTACGACATCTACCACATGCAGATCATGGAGGGGGATCTCATCCGCACGATCCAGGAAAACATTCAGTACATTGCCCACTTCCACACGGGAGGAAACCCGGGTCGGCATGAGATTGATGAGACGCAGGAGATTTACTATCCGGCCGTGATGAAGGCAATTGTGGCGACAGGATACAAGGGCTTTGTTGGCCAGGAGTTTGTGCCCCGCAATCCCGAACCGGCAGCGGCACTTGCGTCCCTCGAACGCTGCGTAAGGATTTGTGATGTGTGAGAAGAAACTATAGAAAAACCTACCAAAAGAATCGGGCACTCACGATAAATGAGTGCCCTGCTTATTTTGTTACTACGCCGTCATTTTGTGCTGCAAACGGTAGCCACATTAAATATCCGGCTGGGGTTTTTGTGGGCCACCCGCCGAGCGGGTTTGATTTGAAGCGTGGATATTGAAATTTTCTTGGTGGTTGTTCTCTTTTGGCAAATCGACATGCGTCACATACTCAGGGGCAAGGGGCGTACCCTCGGGAAGTTCTTCCGCAGGAACGCCGTCCAGCGCGATGATCCGCACAACGTGGGGCCCCCCGACGGTTCCTCGACCGTTCTGGCGCGTGTCATATTTGCCATCCTTTATTTTCGCGAACCCGGCGGGGCCTGTGTTGCCTTTCGATTGGTCGGGTTCAAACAGAATGGAACCGGCAGGCACAGGCTTTCCGTCCAGGGTCACAGTTCCAGAGACGTGGTAAGTTTTCGGTCCACCCCCGCCAGAACCTGATAAAAGAAGCGCGGGAATGGAGAGAATGACCGAAAGCCCAAAAAGCAAACAACCTTTACCCATGTGGCTTCCCCTAGCCAAGATATCTCCTTTTGTGTTACCCAGCTCAAGCTACTGACGCCAAGTCGGCGATGTTAGGGCATGGTAACCGCCTCATCGCCGTTGCGGCTGGCCAAAGCCATGTAGACATTCTGCTCGATATACTGAGTGACGAACCGAACGGAGCCGTCGACGAGCGCGAAATGCACTCCTCCGGGATGGAGACTCCCGAAAGAAGTGTTGTTCCAGGTTGTGGTATTTCTGGAGTTAATGGGATA
This is a stretch of genomic DNA from Thermogutta terrifontis. It encodes these proteins:
- a CDS encoding hydroxypyruvate isomerase family protein, yielding MKTQLTRRAMMGTLAGTAVATTMGRYARAEAEPSAPLKGNINHSVCRWCYGRVSLEELCAFCKKIGIKSVELLGPNDFETIKKYGLTCAMVSSGASIPKGFNKLENHDELVERYEKMIPIVAEAGFTNLICFSGNREPGLDDEQGLKNCVVGIKRILGLAEKHKVVLVMELLNSKVNHKDYMCDHTAWGVELCKRIGSENFKLLYDIYHMQIMEGDLIRTIQENIQYIAHFHTGGNPGRHEIDETQEIYYPAVMKAIVATGYKGFVGQEFVPRNPEPAAALASLERCVRICDV
- a CDS encoding DUF1559 domain-containing protein encodes the protein MKRLRLSQRTGSGFTLVELLVVIAIIGILIALLLPAVQAAREAARRSQCTNNMKQVGLGLQNYHDTYKSFPPGVVWGQGCMGAPAGDTSAQDYCQNNQVPLAYHHTWNAMILPFIEQKTVYDTINWKAPAWIGPDLQGRSPQGVVSTAIPTLRCPSDGNFLKPNQSNNIAITNYPGSEGYHWHPNPCCVGNWDPWNAVPDPITQTCTIHGVFTQTRTTNISQITDGTSNTIICCEKDSVGHYGGPIRTSGSGKRRAISDAIACSAFLGTAVGGWGANETGQHVQNVDGGSKSAWSWFRWNPGTYMPTYIAAWGPNAEWPSPSSYHPGGVNALMVDGSVQFIRDNIAWGTWFRLNSIADGLVLQSAF